The following is a genomic window from Saprospiraceae bacterium.
AGTACCGGTGGGTATGAAAACAATTGGTATAATCAATTGGTAAGTTTTGATAAGCGAATCATCATGTTCAGGATTAATCCGTTGCGGACACATCATGAGTCAAAAAAGAATATGCATCGCAATATTAATGACGCCATCAGTAGTGAAATTATAGCTAGGCATGTATCTGAAAATTATGAAGAACTAGAGAAAGCCAAGCCTAGATCCTTACATTTTTATACTGCGAAACAGATGCACAAAACTATACAAGGATTTATTAAACAAAAGACGAGAAATATCAACCAACTTGAGAAAGTAGTGTATAGTTGTATTCCTGGTCTTTTAACTTTTAGTAAAAATGGCATGCCAAAATACATGTATAAATTACTTCAAAAGTATCCATCAAAGGCAAAGATATTAAATGCGAAAACAGCTTCTTTGGCTAAAATCAAAGGGTTAACCATGGAGAAGGCTGAGGCCATCCAAAAAGCGGTGAAGCTAGATTCAGGGTCGGGTAATACGATACTTACTGAGCTAAATATTAAAACATTGGCCCAAACTATTAACTTATTCTCCACCCAGATCAAAGAACTTCAATCAGAGCTTGCTAAACACGGAGCCAACGACTTAGCGGATTTCTTAGTCACAATTCCTGGTTGCGGCATCGAGTCAGCAGTGTCATTAAGCATAGAAATAGAAGATATAAATCGATTTAACAGTGCCGCATCACTTTGTTGCTATTTTGGAGTACACCCAGAAAACCATACAAGTGGTGATATATCAAAGAAACCTAAAATGAGCAAAAAAGGAAGTAGTTCATATAGGGGTACAATATACATGGTAGCTAAAAATGCGATTATGTATGACCCTTATTTTAAAGAGATATATTCAAATCAAAGAGCGAAAGGTAAGACCTATAACGATGCTTTAGGTGTAATAATGAACAAGTTAACAAGAGTAATCTATGGTATGCTTACAAACAAAGAGGCATACGATTCATCAAAACCTAAAACACAAAAAAGCAAACCAGTAGACGCAGATCAGCAAATAGAGAAGTTGGAAAAAGAAACCGCAGATTATAAATCAGAGCTGGAAAAGATGCAAAACGCACCAGTTTCTCGTAGAGCAGAAAATAAAATAAAAAGGCAATGGAAGAGTCTCAAAACTCAATTGAAGAGTTGCGCACGAGATCAAAACCATTACCAAGTGCAAACATATAAATTTGTTTGCACTTGGTAATAAAAAACACCGCCAAATATTATAAAATCAACGGTATAACTAAAGGGGAATTCAGCGCTTATATTAGGAGAATTTGAGTGGGTCGTCTCAAGCGTAGCTTGACAGGCTCATCAGAGCTTGCCAAGCTATGCTTGGGATTGAGGGTCGCGGGCAGTTTAAACAATTTAAGTGCAAAAATGGGATACACCTGGAAAATTCCTTATCTAAACAACATTGATCTAAAACTCCATTCTTGAGAGCGGAGTTACACTTTGGTCTGAAAATAAGCCTTCCAAATATCTGTAATAGCCTGTGATACCAATCATACCAGCATTGTCTGTACACAAGGAGAAAGGTGGAATGTAAGTCTGCCACCCAAAATTTTCGCTGGTTTCAATCAATCTTTTTCGCAAAAAATGATTGGCTGAAACACCTCCGGCAATGGCAATATGGTGGATACCTGTTTTTTTACTGGCTTTTATCAGCTTTTTAATTAAGATTTCGACTATGGTAGTTTGGACAGAACAGCAGATATCATTTAGATTATTTTTGATAAATTGAGGATCGTTTTTGGTTTCTTTCTGCAGGAAATACAGAATAGATGTTTTCAGGCCACTAAAACTGAAATCAAGATCACTTACCTGAGGCTCTGGAAATGGAAACACATTTTTTCCATCCTTTGCAAGTTGGTCAATAACCGGACCAGCAGGGTAGGGCAATCCTAACATTTTTCCGGTCTTATCAAAGGCTTCTCCAGCAGCATCATCTATGGTGCTGCCCAAAATAATGAGATCAGTAAAGCTATTGACCTGCACGATCTGAGTATGTCCTCCGGAGACTGTAAGGCACAGGAACGGGAATGGTGGTTTGTTTTCTGTGGCAAAATGCGCCAATACATGTGCATGCATATGTTGTACTTCAATCAAAGGAATATCTAAAGCCAAAGCCATACCTTTTGCAGTGGATACACCTACGATCAGACTGCCGAGCAAACCAGGCCCCCTTGTAAATGCTATAGCATCAAGATCGCCGACCTCAATGTCTGCATCTTTCAAACAAGTGTCTATCACCGGGATGATATTGGAAAGATGCTGCCTGCTGGCCAATTCCGGGACCACGCCACCATAAATACTATGAATATCCTGATTGGCTGTAAGATTACTTACGATCTCTCCATCCTTGATGATGGCGGCACTGGTATCATCACAGGAAGATTCAATAGCAAGGAGATAAATATTATTTTTTGACAAGAAAGATTTTTGTTTTAGGGTTTTTATAAAAAAAAATGAATAAATTTGCCAACGATACACCAAAAGTATAAATTTGTGCATCATTATTTTTATTTTATCTGACAAAATCAATTTAATCACCTAAATTTTAACCAACGTATGAGCAAAATAATTAATATAGTACTCGTCCTGATTACACTTGTTTTGGGATATTGGCTGTATTCTTCCATCAAAGATCCTATTGAGTTCAATCAGGAACTTGAAAAGAGAAAATTTGAAGTAATCGCAAAACTGAAAAAAATTCAAACTGCCCAGGATATCTATCGTGCTGTTACCGGTAAGTATGCCAAGTCTTTTGATGATTTGACATCACAGATTCAAAACGGAAAAATTGAAGTTGTAAAATTGGAAAATGATCCGAGTGACCCTACGAATCAGGATAAGTTTGTGAAAACCTTTACTTATGTTGCCGCTAAAGATAGTATAAGATCTTTGCTGGGCGATATGGATTTAAATGAGCTCAGATATGTACCATACACAGATGGAAAAATTCAGTTTAGTATCAATGCTGACACACTTACGCACCAAAATAACCTAGTTAATGTGGTAGAAGTAGGAACCAAGTACAAGGATTTTATGGGCGAATTCGGAGATCCGAAGTATAAAAAATATGATAAGTTTTACGACCCTGAAAAGATGCTTAAATTTGGAGATATGACTTCTCCAAACACCAATGGTAACTGGTAATGATGGTATGACACTAAAGGACTTTAGTTACACAATTCCATCCATATCTTATAATAAACTGTCTGTCATTATTATGGCGGACAGTTTTTTTTATGGTATCTTTAACAATGAAAATAAACTTGTTGCACATCAGTCTTATGAGGGTATCAGGTATAGTAACAAGACTTCTTTCGAGCAAATTTTAAATGATGAAAGGCTTACAAAACATCATTATGATGACATTTCTGTCTTAGTATTGCAAGAAAATGGATATCTGACATCAACATTGGAAGAGAGCATCACTTCATTATTTCCTGGTTTGGATCATAAGATTGTGTATACTGAAAAGCTATCTGAAAGCGGACTTTTTTATTTTTTTGGTATTACATCATATCAAAAAGAACTACTTGATCTGCTTTTTGTAAATAAGAATTACGAGATGCGTTCATTGCCTGCTAATTTTTCCAGATGGTATCGTTTTAGTAGCAAAAATATAGTACACCTGCATATAGAAAATGCTTTCATTCTCATTTTCATCCAAAAAGAAAATAAAGTTGTACTTTCCAATTTCTTTAAGGTCAATGAAATTAATGACATACTTTTTTTTGTACTTGCGACCTGTAAGGCCACTGATATAGGGCTGGCAACAGAAACTATCTTTGTAAGTGGTGGTGTTGAAGTGGATTCCCCGCTATTTACAACTCTAAACGCCTATGTTGCAGATTTACAGATAGTGCAATCAAGTAATTTATTTGAAGATGATCAAATAGCACAGGCTTCACACCCTCATCATTACTTCCTGCATCTTTCAAATGTACTATGAGGATTATTGGAGGAATTTTTAAAGGCAGGAGATTTATTCCACCTGCAAAAAACTGGCCTACACGACCTACTACCGATTTTGCAAAAGAAGGTTTGTTCAACATCCTGAATAATAAAATAGATTTTGAAGAAGTAATCATGCTGGATCTTTTTGGCGGAACAGGTAACCATAGTTATGAGTTTATTTCACGAGGTTGTACAAATGTGACTTATGTGGACAAATTCCAGGGTTGTATAGAGTTTGTCCAAAAAACTGCACGGGAACTAAAAATTGAAGACAAAATAAAAATTATCAGATCAGATGTTTTCAGGTTTTTGCAGACCAATGACAGGCAATTTGATTATATATTTGCCGGACCTCCATATCCTCTACCCAATCTCAATACAATTCCGGATGTGATTTTTCAGACGGAAACGCTCGCCATAGAAGGGTTGTTTGTACTGGAGCACAATCCAAACCATGACTTTAAGAGTCACGACAGATTTGTAGAAGTCAGAAATTATGGTACTACTATTTTTAGTTTTTTTAAGTAGGGCATCTCTCAATATCCATA
Proteins encoded in this region:
- a CDS encoding RsmD family RNA methyltransferase; amino-acid sequence: MRIIGGIFKGRRFIPPAKNWPTRPTTDFAKEGLFNILNNKIDFEEVIMLDLFGGTGNHSYEFISRGCTNVTYVDKFQGCIEFVQKTARELKIEDKIKIIRSDVFRFLQTNDRQFDYIFAGPPYPLPNLNTIPDVIFQTETLAIEGLFVLEHNPNHDFKSHDRFVEVRNYGTTIFSFFK
- a CDS encoding transposase, which codes for MAIESTGGYENNWYNQLVSFDKRIIMFRINPLRTHHESKKNMHRNINDAISSEIIARHVSENYEELEKAKPRSLHFYTAKQMHKTIQGFIKQKTRNINQLEKVVYSCIPGLLTFSKNGMPKYMYKLLQKYPSKAKILNAKTASLAKIKGLTMEKAEAIQKAVKLDSGSGNTILTELNIKTLAQTINLFSTQIKELQSELAKHGANDLADFLVTIPGCGIESAVSLSIEIEDINRFNSAASLCCYFGVHPENHTSGDISKKPKMSKKGSSSYRGTIYMVAKNAIMYDPYFKEIYSNQRAKGKTYNDALGVIMNKLTRVIYGMLTNKEAYDSSKPKTQKSKPVDADQQIEKLEKETADYKSELEKMQNAPVSRRAENKIKRQWKSLKTQLKSCARDQNHYQVQTYKFVCTW
- a CDS encoding DUF3822 family protein; protein product: MVTGNDGMTLKDFSYTIPSISYNKLSVIIMADSFFYGIFNNENKLVAHQSYEGIRYSNKTSFEQILNDERLTKHHYDDISVLVLQENGYLTSTLEESITSLFPGLDHKIVYTEKLSESGLFYFFGITSYQKELLDLLFVNKNYEMRSLPANFSRWYRFSSKNIVHLHIENAFILIFIQKENKVVLSNFFKVNEINDILFFVLATCKATDIGLATETIFVSGGVEVDSPLFTTLNAYVADLQIVQSSNLFEDDQIAQASHPHHYFLHLSNVL
- the tsaD gene encoding tRNA (adenosine(37)-N6)-threonylcarbamoyltransferase complex transferase subunit TsaD, whose amino-acid sequence is MHKFILLVYRWQIYSFFFIKTLKQKSFLSKNNIYLLAIESSCDDTSAAIIKDGEIVSNLTANQDIHSIYGGVVPELASRQHLSNIIPVIDTCLKDADIEVGDLDAIAFTRGPGLLGSLIVGVSTAKGMALALDIPLIEVQHMHAHVLAHFATENKPPFPFLCLTVSGGHTQIVQVNSFTDLIILGSTIDDAAGEAFDKTGKMLGLPYPAGPVIDQLAKDGKNVFPFPEPQVSDLDFSFSGLKTSILYFLQKETKNDPQFIKNNLNDICCSVQTTIVEILIKKLIKASKKTGIHHIAIAGGVSANHFLRKRLIETSENFGWQTYIPPFSLCTDNAGMIGITGYYRYLEGLFSDQSVTPLSRMEF